TTTCTTTTAGTATAGCGGCAGCAACCTTAGATAGAACTTCTTCTCTATCGTAGTATTTGCTTTGTAATTTTTGTTTGATCTCTTCAAGTCTTTGCGAACCCAGTTCGGTTTTTGCAATATCCCTGGCTTCAACTGAAATTTCGATCCTGTCTTTCTTATCGACAGAATTATTTGCCCCGGGTTTGCCGACCTTTGAAGGACTTTGTGAAAATAATCCGTTATTGATCCCTTTTACTTGCACGGTTTCACCTGATGTATGTTGTTATTTTTTTCTCTCTATTCAAACGAAAAATCTGATTTTCCGTCTTTTTTAACTCATTTCTGAAGTTCTCTATAATATTATCGTAAGTTTTTTCAATTAGTTTAGCTTTAATCATCATTTCGGGATCATATTTCGCGAGATTTTTCAATCCGTATTTTGCGGCAAGATCCGAACTCATTTTATCCACTCTTTTCTTCATTTCCAGCGAAATTTTTAGATTTTCTTCGAAATTTTCAGGTGTAATCAGATTTATCTGTCTCTCCAGGCTATTGAGCATGTCCTTTATTTCGGCTGTTTTTTGCATTAAGTCTGTCATAAAAATTAATAATAAGAAGTGGATGAAAAATAATTCTGGTAGGACATTAATTCCGCCAGCTGCATTTGAAGTGTAATATATCTTTGCCTCAGCATCTCGGCGTTCTTATCAATTCTATTCTGTGCAGATGTAATTGAGTCGGTAAGCGTTTTTATATTATTATCGAAAGCAGTTCGGGATTTGGTAATATAACCGCTGCTTCCCAGATATGGATTTATTCTATCATACATTGTAGACGCAATACCGGTCCCGGCCGTTAATAAAGTAATCACTTCAGAAAGCCGGTTCTCAACAACAGAATTAAAAGTATCTGTATTTGATAATGATAGACCAGTATCAACATTAAATGTAATACCGAGTTTTGAGAGCGAGTTTATCTGATTCGATGGAATGCCGGATACAGCTGTATATGCAAACGAGCTAAGAGTAGTAAGAATTGAAGATGCTGTTGTATCGCCCGCAAATAATGCTCTGGTAGATCCATCCGACTTAAGATTATTTTTTATATAGGTATAGACCTCATTGAATTTGGTTATGAAATCCTGCACCTTATTTTTAATTGTATCCACATTTTTACTTACAGTTAAATTGACTGTGGTATCATCCTCCTGCATAACCGATTTGAGTTGAATAGTTGATCCATCTATTAAATCGGAAATTGAATTGGAGGACCTTTCAATATTAATACCATTGAACTCAATCTTCGAATTAAGCAGGGTTGTCGTGTACAGGAATCCCGCGGTATCAAGTCCTTCATTCTGAACAAATTCCTGTCGCGTAGTACCCAGGTTCAATCCAACCGATTCAAGAATTCCATTCGATCCGGATTCGGCTATAGAAGTAATCCGGTAATCGTATCCGGAGTTCTTGGCAGTAACAGATAATTGCGAACGTCCCGATACCGGAGAAAATAGAGAAGCAGTTACGATTCCCGAAGCTGCTTTTTCTTTACCTTCAGAAATCCCGAGTTCGCTTAAAAGCGTTCCGGTATCGCTACCGAATCCAATATAGTTTGAGGTGCTGTCGCCGGTCACATAAAAACCAACATTTCCACCGTCAGTAGTTTTTTCGGCACTAATACCGTCAATTTCATTAAGCTGCGAAACGATGCTGTCAATTACTTCCGAATAATTTCCGGCTTCGTAGTTGATCGTGGTTTCGGTTCCGTTCAGATCGAAAACGAAGGAACCGGATGATAAAGTACTTCCGGCAACTGAACTGGAATTAATAACGGCACTGTCCGAGTTGATTGCATTCTGAATTTTCTGCATTAGGGCAGAATTTTTAATCGTACTTTCTGTAAAATCCGATTCGGAAAGTGTTAAAGAAACTTTACTAACAAATTCTCCCCCGTTGCCGTCACCTGCTTTGATTTCAAAATCATATGTTCCGGGCATTGTAATTATTGACGAGGCATCATCAGAAATCAAGTCGTTTGAAAGGAGCAGATCGTTTTTAGCAAGCTGATTGATTCTAACCGAATATGAGCCGTCACTGGCGCCCAACGATGAATTTATTGTGAGAAAAGAGGTGTTGGAAGACGTTCCGCTTTTCGAATAATAGACAGCATCGCTTGAAGTCGACTTCAAATCGCTAAGAATACTTTTTAAAGAATCGAGTTTGCTGCTTAACTGTGAGTAGGCGGAGGTAATGTTCTGATAGTAAGTCTTTCGCGTATTGAGCGGAGAGATCCGCTTATTCTGCTCGGAGATCTTAAAACTGTTTACAAGATTATTAATTCCGGAAGTTGTAAGGGCATCGTATGCCATCACTTATCTCATATTTTTCATTGATTCTAGCCAGGTTTCTCTCAATTCGCTGAGTATCTTGAACACAACCTGATTATGATTTTTCCTCATCTGATCCTGGCAGTATTGATAAAGTTTCAGGAGTCCGGTAGAAATTTCTGTAGCTGCAGGATCGCTGAAATTTAGCGCGTTGATAAGGACCTGGAGCGCTTCATTTGTTTTGATCATATCATTCTTCTGGCAGTGAAGAATAGCAAAATCGTACACCTTCATAATCAACTGCTCGGGTGAAGCAATACTGATCTGGTTTACGATGTAAGGATTAGTTTTATTTTGAAATGACTGAGCACTATACATTTTTTATCCGCAGTTTTATTAAAAAACCCCCGGCATTAAAGCCGGGGTTCCAATCAATTCTCAGAGAGCAATGTTTCGATACTGAGATCCAGATTATCGAAACAAGCTAAGAATCTGTTGTGGTGCAGAATTCATCTGAGCTACCATTGCTGTACCGATCTGTGAAGAGATCTGGCCTTTAGTAGCATTCAATTGTTCCATTGCAACGTCAGCGTCGAATATACTGCTGATTGTGGCTGTGTTGTTAGCAAT
This Melioribacteraceae bacterium DNA region includes the following protein-coding sequences:
- the fliD gene encoding flagellar filament capping protein FliD gives rise to the protein MAYDALTTSGINNLVNSFKISEQNKRISPLNTRKTYYQNITSAYSQLSSKLDSLKSILSDLKSTSSDAVYYSKSGTSSNTSFLTINSSLGASDGSYSVRINQLAKNDLLLSNDLISDDASSIITMPGTYDFEIKAGDGNGGEFVSKVSLTLSESDFTESTIKNSALMQKIQNAINSDSAVINSSSVAGSTLSSGSFVFDLNGTETTINYEAGNYSEVIDSIVSQLNEIDGISAEKTTDGGNVGFYVTGDSTSNYIGFGSDTGTLLSELGISEGKEKAASGIVTASLFSPVSGRSQLSVTAKNSGYDYRITSIAESGSNGILESVGLNLGTTRQEFVQNEGLDTAGFLYTTTLLNSKIEFNGINIERSSNSISDLIDGSTIQLKSVMQEDDTTVNLTVSKNVDTIKNKVQDFITKFNEVYTYIKNNLKSDGSTRALFAGDTTASSILTTLSSFAYTAVSGIPSNQINSLSKLGITFNVDTGLSLSNTDTFNSVVENRLSEVITLLTAGTGIASTMYDRINPYLGSSGYITKSRTAFDNNIKTLTDSITSAQNRIDKNAEMLRQRYITLQMQLAELMSYQNYFSSTSYY
- a CDS encoding flagellar protein FliS encodes the protein MYSAQSFQNKTNPYIVNQISIASPEQLIMKVYDFAILHCQKNDMIKTNEALQVLINALNFSDPAATEISTGLLKLYQYCQDQMRKNHNQVVFKILSELRETWLESMKNMR